A window of Daphnia carinata strain CSIRO-1 chromosome 5, CSIRO_AGI_Dcar_HiC_V3, whole genome shotgun sequence genomic DNA:
ATATTATCGAACTTTAACTCGCAATTtcgtatgtatgtatgtatgtaacTGCAGATTGGACACAATTATGACCCTCAGTATCAAGAAATTTGTGTTACCCGCTGTTGAAGATACTCTTTCATAGTGCTGAATAACTAGCGCGGATTTTTAAGCtattttctcttcgtttaTTTATCTCAAGCTCGTGTGATGTTATCGTTCcgcgttctttttttgttttcctgttaaTGGCTAAGTTTTTCACCAAAGTTTATTACCCAGGAATTGTTTCATGTTTTGCATTTGCTACATCGCATTtcggcatttgtttttttaaccaagacttttttttgtaaccCATCTGATTGTAAAAACATTTCTGATTAgtagaacaataaaaatttgaaaagagtatattattttattattttaccaATAAATAATTTCAGTAGTGAGCAAGAATTTTAAGTATCCACCCGAAAATTAAGTAGCCTAGTGGCCTACTGAATCATTCAGTAGGCAGGGAGGTATAGTTAGAAATTAAGTATGCTATTTCAATTAAGTATGGTAAAAAGATCTAGTACGCTGGCCTTTTTTAAGTATTAAAAACTAAGTATTCAGTCGCCGCTGTGTGAGTAGCCCACCGTCGCAAAGGATGGAGACAGGGCCAAAAGAGATGATCTAAAATGTGGTTGTGGATTCTCAACTGGAGTCAAGCAAAGGTATCCCTAGGTTCGGGAGGCCGTGGGAAGACCCGctatatttgatatttaattgttGTAACTTGTGTAGGCCGCTAAGGGCGCTGTAACACAGAGCCTTCTTGGTTGCCGAAGGACGACCCTGCGAATTTTTCCATTGGTTACGAGCAGACGTCTTTTGTGTAAGTGTCAAGTTCAATAAAGTACTGGTGAATTCAACCTGCGTTGGATTCCCTAACAAAGTGTAAATCAGGTACAAAATAACAAGCTTAGCGTTAACTAATCTTCACCAATAGGCAATTTGTTACATGGCCCATGGAAACCATTGAATTTGATGAAATCGTCTACTTCGAGAAATTAAGCTGCTTCGTTATAAAAGTTCCACACGTGTTGGTCAAGTAACACTTGTTAAGGGAACTTTCTGGCCTATACCTTAAACTAGTGTAAGGGCTTAAGCTTTTCTGTTTCCATTATTAACAAtcactttcatttttccaCAGCCTTTTTTCAACGAATACCTACCTTAGTCATGAATAGGCAATACGGGCCACTCACTTGCGCAGATACGCAGAGGATGAACGTAAACTAAATTAGGATTTACAGTTAGAACGCTGCTAACCTTTCTCATCAGTACCTGATGAGTAAACTTCAATGACTACAGTGTTTGCACACCCATGTTTTCTTAATAAAGATGCTGATTCACTAAGTTTCCCACACGGCACAACTGGCTCCTAGGTACCTCCGCAGAAACAAATTCCGAGTTCTTTGTATAAACTGTTCAAGTGTATAACAAGTTAACATGACTGAAATTAACACGGAagctttattttattaacttGTATTGACTTTTAGTAATAGCaatgtttcaaaaatattATCTGCCAGACGATTACGACGTGCGGTCAGCACAAGTGGACCTGCACTAAAGAGCCTCTTGACTGAAGCACTTGACGGTAGGGCTGTGTTGTATTcgaagaacatttttttttactcttggATATTGGTCAAGCATAGTCAAATTTCATCAATCATTATCAATGAAAAACAGCTCAAGTTCGTCTAGGGTGGCGGTGTTTTTTGAAGCGAAATGCAAAGGGTCTCGACTAGACGATGacacttcattttttctttcgttttcttgaaCCAATGCAATTGTGTTAGCTATTAGCATCCTGTTAAATCTCACCTCCATTTCATCTGCTATCCAGTTTAGCTTAAATTTCGGATGAACGCATGTTGCAACCACGAATTTTTCATCTGTGAAGTAAGCGCCAAAcctatttcttcaaaaaaattatgttacGTTAacaacttttaatttttatgaatttGTAGGTGACCTATTCTCGATATGGGTGAGCATTCCGCGGCAGATGAAAGACCCAAATCCGCTTGGTTGAATTTTAGGGCTTGAAATCACCTGAAGttcctcctttatttttaaaattcaggGCAGAACGCAACCAAGGAAGTTGTCTTTCTCCCCTTGTAATACGTCAAGGTAAATTGCAATTGGTTGCATGACGGTAAGAAATTCCTGTAGTATTCAAATTCCAGGACCTCCAATTGCAGGTTAGACATTGTCTCGTCTAATTTAGGTTGATCCTTGGAGAGTATATCCTTTACAGCGTCGAACGTGGAGTTCCATCTCGTTTCGCCAGGTGTTTTCAACTGACAGCctagaaatgtttaaaaacaaaaatgaaaaaattcagcTAACAACCACTTCAAACAAAATTGTAGTTACCAAAGATGGAATGCACCTTATCTGTTGCTAGGGGGCCTCGGATGTATCTGTTCCAAAGTTTAGTTAATTTTCCCATTGCACGATCGTAATGCTCTTTAAACATCTGATTTGATGACAGACTCTTCTGAAAATCAGCCGATGCCAGTGTAGCCAAGAGATGGGAGGCACAGCGGATGTGTTCTGGTAGGTTATTGGAACTGTAAACGGTAATTTTTCCGCTTTCGTCCACGTCTTCAATTATGAGAGCGTCCAGCATATCGCCAACTGATACGATGCcgttattttcaatttctgcgatttcaaattcaatgtCAACAAATTCAACATCTTCATCTTCCCAATCGCAATGCGAATCTCCTTCGCCAATGTTGTCGGCAACCTCAACATCtgcttttgtttcattgtacATTTCCATAGCCTTTTTGGCCAATGTTGCTTgcaaacgttttttttgtgctgcttcttttttttcatcttgcATACTTCTTATTGCTGTGCATACATTCGCTCTGCTATCAGTGACGATAACTTTTACTTTGTTCACTATTTTATAGTTCTTCATTACCTCTTGAATCATTTTAGCAATGGCATCAAATGTTTGTCACCCTGAAAATGAACAAGTGGCaaaaaattgattgatttattaAATTAAGTACTGTTATAGTAAAATGAGATCCTCACCTTTGAATCTCTTACATGCCAGCGCAGCTGATCTCCGCTGTAGAGGTGTAGTTGATTTGTCGATCCAATGGCAAGTTATTCCCATGAAACTGCGTTTAAGAGTACTCCACATGTCAACTGCTAGACAAACGTACTTCACTGAAGCTATGGTGTTCAGCAATTCACTACTGTTGGATTCCCGCTCACTCTCGATGAGTTTTCTTAACTTCTTCACACACATGACATCGGCACGGGGATTCAAACCTTTACCATTGCTTGAAATGAGATTGACTCCACGGTTTACAGTGGCCTGGCCTCGTTTATGATGTAATCCAAAATAAGCTTGTCAACAACTTTCTGTTCCTTTCGAGAAATCGGTTGAACTGcagggaaattcaattttgcTTGTTGAAGTTTCAAGCGTTTTTCCCTGATAGCTTCATTGCTAGACGTTGGTTTAGATGCTCTTCACCTTACTTCTTGGGCTTGTTTTAACTTCGTTATATAATCTTCGTATAAAGCTGGATGTGTCTGTAAAGAAATATTGGGAAATGTTTCTTAAAATGTTGCGAAGATCAAAcatttaagtaaaaaaaattaagtagaACTCACCTTCAGGTGCCTTTGCCAATTACTTGTTGAGAATGGACGGCCGGAATACTTTTTCCTGCATTGTATACATATTCCCTGGATATTTTCGTCTTCTCTGATTtcccaccttttctttttcttaagaaTTTCTGCAAATTCAAAGTACGTCAGAACAAGCTGCTCATACCACGGACTTCTCTGCTTCTTGGGCTTGAAACTGCCTGCCAAGTTCTCTTGGAAAGCAATAGCAGTTTCCCCTTCTTGTTCTTCAATTAATAAATCACAATCATTGGGCTCATCCTCTGAATGAAGATTATAGCTCTCTTCTGTAACTTCagtaaaaaattaacaatgaTGAATGACTGTACATAAAtaagaaagcaaacaaacaaaacacttcACCTGAAATTTAGTAAATGATATTTCAAATTATACGTGTTTCACTATTTTAGTTTCTGAATATCTTCTGAAGTCGAGTGGCAGAAAAACTCTTGAGGACTAGCAGTGATGACTGAACCTACATATGTAAGCATAAGTAGGTCATTTTTGAGATGATATATATAAATGTTTACATATTTAGCATTCATCTGATACAATAAGGAGTATATTATATGATTTACGAGTTACCTTGGTTTATGATTTGTAATTGCCATTGCCAATATTTAATCTACCATAGTGCCGTTGCATTCAAGGGAATAATAGTATTTCAGATCTTCCGTGAGCATAAACGCACTGCCTTACTGTTAACCGAGTAGTAATTTTCCACGTTGTTCAGAGAACCACAGTACGAAAGTAACGCTAACGCgtatgaaaaaaatttgtctGCTATATAATAGGGTAAACACTAAACAGACAGCTTTGTGACGTAGCAGAGTAGCACACATTTATGATTTAATGTTTCCATGTTCGCAAAAATGactaacaaaaataatttatttgaatcaattttgttCAAAAGCCATAagatcaaaatgaaaaataaaagtaaattttggggaaaataaaaagtcgtgaaaatcaagcaaaattGATTGGAATCGCTGATTCGAATCAAAATTTGATTGGAATCAAAATTGATTCGGGTGATCACTGTCCTCAGATAGTACCAATAACCTCCCATGGTATTAGCATATAGAAGAGAGCCATTCATTTAAACgtgattaaaataaaaaatcaatataAAAGGACAatagaatatttgaaatgatttattcaaattcaaaagcTTGATCTTTTATAGAAATTTTGCCGGCAATGACGAAGCCATTCAGTTACTTGAAACTTTATCTTCATTCAGGTTTCTTCATCACCGGAAAGGTCTTTGTTTGCGAGAACGTCACCACAAAAAGCAACAATTAATTTCCTTATAGAGTAAGAACTTAATAAATGAATATACAACCACCTACCACAAATTGCAGCGTAAATATTTGtcaaattagaaaatttttctttctcgaacTCCTTTGTGGGTTTTCCCGTCCAAGTATATTGCATTCCAATTTCGTAAGTAAACAGCTTTTCCATTATGGAATATACTGTTTTTTGGAGGTTCACCCCATCCATTCGGAGCAAAATTAGAACCTGAATAGAAGCACAAATGTTTTAGGTGAACTGTGGagggaattttaaaagaagaattatgATTTTGTTCCATTACCATTTGCTGCCGAGTTTGTTGGTCGCTCAGGGTTTTTTCCATCTCCTCTATGGCACCGAAAGAGTCCATAGGCAAAGTAAATTGTTCctcattttcttccattctttgcATAGTGCATATGCAAGGTTTTGGCCTAGAAGCCAGCAGGTCGTCTATTTTTGCAGTCATTTCTCGAAAATGGATTTTCAAGAATTCAATATTTCTTTTCACGTAGTCCTGAAATACTGatatgtgaaaaacaaaaattaaacgttGCTTAACGTTTTTGTGCCTAAAAATTTACCTGTGTTTGCAATTTCATTAAGATTGCTCGATTGCCGCAGTGACTGGTGACCATTTGCTGCTCTCGTGGACGACAGTTCTGATGCACTGTGAGACGGGGTCTGATTTAGTTGCGATCGTTTTTTCCCGCTGCATGGCTCAGTACGAAATGCGTTCGCATCTGCTGAATCAATGATATTTGGTGTCGTTAGTTGATGGAGATTATTACCGGCAGAGGTACCAGATAGACTGCGCTGGTGTTGTAAAGTACAAACACCATTCTGATGGAATTGTTTACCTGAATTCATTCCAGAGGATGACCCAAGATGAGCGTGCTGATGCTGATAATGCTGACTCGTATGGCGTCGAATTTTATTTGGTTGTTGACAGGCTATCTCTCTTGAAGACGGACCGGGTTCAATAAACTGTTGTTCACTAGGATGAAATCCATGGCCACCATTTACATTCAATGGTTGATGGGATTTTGCAACAGAAGATGGGCCTGGCAtgatattttgttgttgataaGGCTCCCTAATACGGCCAATGCTTGGGTTCAATTGGAGACGTGAAATTTCCCTGGAAGATAAACTACGTAGCATATCCGATAGTTCGTCCGGCTCGCTTACATAATTGCCCTTTTGAATCGATTGCTGATGGGTATGGTTCAAACccaattgtttttctggtGCTTGAAGTGTCATGAGTTCTGGTTCACTGTCTGTTTCTCTCTGGTGGTAACTAGTTGTAGATTCGTTACTTGTCTCATGATGTTGTATTGTCCGTGGACCTATAGGTGAGGATTCTTCATCACACAGAGTATCATGGCCACCATCAGAAAAAGACCACAGTGCGGTATCTCGGCTCGTTTGCTGAGTGCGGCGAAACACCGGGCTACTAGCATTACCGTATTTTGGGcctagaaaatttttttaaataaaataagaaaatgatcTGAAAAACAACACTTACAAGTACTACACAATTCCTGTGAGGCTTGAGCTTCATTTGAGTTCTTCACGGATTTTGGTGGTCGTCCTCTACTTTGATGGCCACGGGTAGTTTTGATTATATTTGGTGGTAATGGAATTTTATTCCAACAAAGAGGTTTCGACTCGCTAAAGGAAGCATCCATGAAATCGCCCAATACTTTAGCAACCCGCTTTCTCGTTCCGATTCGTATAGGATGATCAGTATTTAAATGCTTCGCCCTGCCGCGATTGGTAGTCATTTTCAGTAAGTAGTACACTGTACATACatcaacacaaaaataaatgaataagaaatttgttttaagcCGTATATGTCTACAAGTTTTCCATTGGGAAAACAGCAAATGCGTTAGTAGCAGTTATTGGCATCACATACATTTTAAGCATACAGTACCTGccgaaagtttccggacagccgagagcggcttgtggaaaaaccggtttttctttaaactcttaaaaatatactaatcatcggacatagatgattctgaaaatgaaatttttccttaagattagttttatacatgatttttttgtgaatttttctttcacgggaaAGGCCTTTTAAAATAGCTGgcaaaagtttccggacagtcgAGAGGGCCAGTAGTAAATGGGGCTACTTTGGCTCTCATGTACGCGATGATAAATGGGGCTACGAGGGCGTtttgggcttaaaaaaaacatcatttaaaTTATAATCTAATATGGgattttgcatatcatgcCATATGCAGAATCACTCTAATTTTGAGttaaaaacggcaaatttttattccaaggaAATTTGCGCTATCTTCCCATCCCGCATAGTTGCCGATTTTCCTACTTATCTACTTTttaaatcggagcggaaaatattcaaggtCGCTACggctgcagcagcagccgctATAGGctctaaaaaatattttccgctCCGTTTTACTATGTAGAGGAATAGGAAAATCGGCAACTATGCGGGATGGGAAGATAGCGGAAATTTccttggaataaaaataatggaaTAAAAGGTATGGATCAGACAAAATCATAATTCGTTATGATCATTGGTAAGTTTAAAATTCTATTAACAAACCTGTTTTCCTGGAGCAGTAAATGCGATGGTTAATCCTCTGAACTGGAATGCACACTGGTGGTCTGAACTGGAATGCACAGACGTATTCAGCACTACCAGCTTTCTTCATTCCCTAAACCTAATTCTATTTATCTCGAAAACATGTTTCTTATATAACAATATCTACGTGTTATTAGATGTTACAAATTGGATATTTACGAAGTTAAAATTTTAACGTGGCTTAAacttgtatttcattttgcttcttaaaataatttgtgTCAACTTATTCATTTGGCAACTCTCATAACGATGTAAACATTGCATTCGGCAGCCATTGCTAAACTAATGCTTAAGTAAAAACGTTGCGGTTTATGAAAACAaggtaagtttttgttgtttaggATTACATTGCTCTAGACTGAAGCTATATATGTAGTTCAGctcatatatatataggaaTCTCGAATATATAGGAATAACGATATCCTTAGGTTAtaatttttatacatttatttaGTGTGTGTTCCTTTTCTTAGTTATTGATGGTATTTGCCTTTTTAGGAACCAAGAAATTTGATGTTTCTTCAGAAAGTGCACACACAATGcatttactttaaaaaatcattgagtattttaaagaatcaagctaatcttttttctttgtcttttgcATTACAGTTTTATTGATCGAAATTGATGGGAAGGAGGAATTGCTAAAAGGCGGGGCAAGAATATTGGCTGCTACGTCATTACTTGTAATTTAGACGTGTCGTCGGTGGACCCATCGGCTTGTCTTCTTCTGACTACTACACTGCTCCGGCgccttacta
This region includes:
- the LOC130702870 gene encoding uncharacterized protein LOC130702870, which codes for MDASFSESKPLCWNKIPLPPNIIKTTRGHQSRGRPPKSVKNSNEAQASQELCSTCPKYGNASSPVFRRTQQTSRDTALWSFSDGGHDTLCDEESSPIGPRTIQHHETSNESTTSYHQRETDSEPELMTLQAPEKQLGLNHTHQQSIQKGNYVSEPDELSDMLRSLSSREISRLQLNPSIGRIREPYQQQNIMPGPSSVAKSHQPLNVNGGHGFHPSEQQFIEPGPSSREIACQQPNKIRRHTSQHYQHQHAHLGSSSGMNSDANAFRTEPCSGKKRSQLNQTPSHSASELSSTRAANGHQSLRQSSNLNEIANTVFQDYVKRNIEFLKIHFREMTAKIDDLLASRPKPCICTMQRMEENEEQFTLPMDSFGAIEEMEKTLSDQQTRQQMVLILLRMDGVNLQKTVYSIMEKLFTYEIGMQYTWTGKPTKEFEKEKFSNLTNIYAAICDLSGDEET